A region of Ornithorhynchus anatinus isolate Pmale09 chromosome 5, mOrnAna1.pri.v4, whole genome shotgun sequence DNA encodes the following proteins:
- the CXCL17 gene encoding C-X-C motif chemokine 17, protein MQLSTWSLLLLLLLLLTFATVTSVPHNPGGSRSHGERRQEARRRLGQITHKCRCPGLSQELQRESRARRLQSPRGECPCDNLKVNLKKRPVWHHKGKEGRVHYRHKEACRLFWKQCELEGLSLPI, encoded by the exons ATGCAGCTGTCGACTtggtctctcctgctgctgctgctgctgctgctaacatTTGCAACGGTCACCTCCGTTCCGCACAATCCAG GGGGCAGCAGAAGCCAtggggaaagaaggcaggaggcGAGGAGGCGACTGGGTCAAATCACCCACAAATGCAGGTGCCCAG GTCTGTCCCAGGAGCTGCAGAGGGAAAGCCGGGCGAGGAGACTCCAGAGTCCACGTGGAGAGTGCCCATGTGACAACTTGAAGGTCAACCTGAAGAAGA gaCCCGTGTGGCACcacaaggggaaggaaggaagggtccATTACCGTCATAAGGAGGCCTGCCGCCTGTTCTGGAAGCAGTGTGAACTAGAGGGCCTCTCTCTGCCCATATAA